The genomic stretch TTACCTCTCGACTGACATGGTCTACGATGGCGAAGCAGCGCCCTACACGGAGATGAGCTCGCCGAAACCGTTGCAATGGTACGGTGAAACCAAACTGCAAGGGGAACGGTTAGTAATGGCGGCGTCGCCGCAAAATCTAATCATCCGTTCCTCAGTCATGTTCGGCAGCCGAGCGTTGTTTGGCGACTCCTTCTCGACCGGGTTACTGGAGCGGTTACGGTTACAAATCCCTTCGCCAGTATTCACCGACCAGATTCGCAGTACCGTATCAGTCAAGTGGATTGCCGACCGGTTATATGAGGTAGCACGTTCACCGGTCGCCGGTAAGCTCCAACTCGGAGGAGTGGAGGGAGTGAGCCGGGCGGAGTTTGCCTATCAGCTTGCAAACCATTTCGGCTACTCTACCGAATGCTTACGCCCTTGTTCGTATAAATCGATTTCTGCGGCACCGCGACCCCGCGATTTGACATTTGATCTAACGAAAGCCAAGCAGATACTTTCACAACCTCCGCTTTCTTTGCCTGAAGCGCTTACTTTCGAGTGGAACCAGAATTCAACGCGGTGTTAATGAAAAATCGCAGTCGCAGAAAAGAGTTTTTTCCCCCCCGATTCTTTTGTATGTTGGAACCTGAACCATTCGAAACGATCCACTATGTCACACTTAGATAATCGACAACCGTTCCTCGCCCTTGCCGGAAACATCGGCGTGGGTAAAACCACGATGACCAATTTGCTCTCGGCGAAGCTCGGATGGGAGCCTTGGTTCGAGCCGGTCATCAATAACCCCTATCTCGATGATTTCTACTCCGATATGGAACGGTGGAGTTTTCATCTTCAAATATATTTTCTATCGAAGCGATTTGAAGCGCAACGGAAAATCCTCGAGAGTCCACGGCCATCCATCCA from bacterium encodes the following:
- a CDS encoding SDR family oxidoreductase, whose product is MTRILLTGASGFLGGHIVVRKPVDVSLVALYRTNRTDNDENVTWIPCDIRDVTELECIITDVKPQAILHTAASSKPDECDSQRDTAYEINTMATGELARLACKYQAKLVYLSTDMVYDGEAAPYTEMSSPKPLQWYGETKLQGERLVMAASPQNLIIRSSVMFGSRALFGDSFSTGLLERLRLQIPSPVFTDQIRSTVSVKWIADRLYEVARSPVAGKLQLGGVEGVSRAEFAYQLANHFGYSTECLRPCSYKSISAAPRPRDLTFDLTKAKQILSQPPLSLPEALTFEWNQNSTRC